A single Lolium perenne isolate Kyuss_39 chromosome 6, Kyuss_2.0, whole genome shotgun sequence DNA region contains:
- the LOC127334671 gene encoding uncharacterized protein: MAPSFQAAPHQAEATRRCGSSSSPSPSKESVRGSLIDGEIAISISDAGGKFVDSGRSGEPPVPPTPCDVPAHRRGAPPARRRMACCCHLLHHDGAVISAPPRASRSSLPHPVPRRLFPFRHLRTPFVLSSVSTASCSQIFVSVLLLPG, translated from the exons ATGGCGCCGTCGTTCCAAGCCGCCCCTCACCAAGCCGAAGCCACCCGAAGATGCGGCTCGTCATCCTCGCCATCCCCCTCCAAGGAATCTGTCCGTGGCTCTCTAATCGACGGCGAGATCGCCATTTCCATCTCCGACGCCGGCGGGAAATTCGTCGATTCTGGCCGCTCCGGTGAACCTCCGGTGCCACCGACCCCCTGTGATGTTCCTG CACATCGCCGCGGCGCCCCTCCGGCGAGGCGCAGGATGGCGTGCTGCTGTCATCTGCTTCACCACGACGGCGCGGTCATCTCTGCACCGCCACGCGCCTCCAGGAGCTCCCTTCCTCACCCAGTACCTCGCCGCCTGTTTCCGTTCCGACATCTGCGCACGCCGTTCGTTTTGTCTTCAGTCTCGACAG CTTCTTGTTCCCAGATATTTGTCAG cgttttgcttcttcccggatag